CAATCCCTTCAGTTGTTCTCCAACTTAAATCTTTCTTTTAATCCTTCCCTGTCTACAGCTGGAAAGAATCAGGAGCTGGGTTAGCATGGCCTTTGATCGATTGATTGATTgacagctcagccaggctgggggtctgggggtgggGCACTGTCTCACCAGAAGCAAAGCCTGACCCATCCTCAATCACACACCCACCAGCATTGGTTTGAGGCActcatccagcctctgacagcCACCCCATATCTCAGTACAACAGACTGGAACCACCACACTGGGacctttcctctcctgctcccatctAGTAGAtagagaggaagggaaagaagaagaaagcatGCTGAAACTCCTGTAAGGGGCAGCTGCTATTCATAAATCTAATTAATATCCCTTTATGAAGTTCattccctccagcagctcttgaGTCCAAAAACTGCAGGACAATCAGGCTCTGGGGGGGAAATGCATGCAGCAATCTTTCAGCACCCAAGGAGTCAAGCAGATCATCCATGATTTCCAGTGTGGTCTTGGAGGCAACACTTTCCTTGTGTGAAGTTTAACATAATCTAATATTAGATAATTTACACTACTATTTTTGATACTTGAACTTGTAAGCTGAGGGTGGTTCtgagagatttttttgtctGGGGCCCAATCTCTACATTTTGGAATGAATAACAATAATTTGGGAGAAGGCCAACAGGGTATCAGCTCCTTCTTGGGCACTGTTAGGAAGCCCACCACTTCCCACACACTCCCAGTACTTTTATCACAtgttggagcagggagaggaatcAGTTGTTCCCCCCTCATGCAACAGTATGAAACAGTACGTTTAAAAGACTAGAGACTTTTACCATGTGCTTTCTCTTCAGAAGGCTTTATTTCATTTCCCCAGTAAAATTTTCAACAAGTCTCTGTCCTTGTAACTTAACTACTTCTTTTGCAGGGTGTGGTGTTATCACCTTCAGCTCTGCCGTTTGGCATGCTAATTCCTTAACAAAAGGGCAGGGCTGAGTGTGAATGTCCAAGGGCacataattattattaaatcaATAATGAGAAATCAACCACATGCTAAAAAATTCCTATGGATTGTTTGAATGAAAATGGCTTGGAGACTGCCTATGTACATCTAAAGAGCTACTCTGCACAGAAGCTTTGACCACCCCAAATTGGTCAGTAGCCAGTCAAGCTTCACACGGCACCTCAGAGTGAGAGGCACTGTGAGTAATAATGGCAAAGTGACCACAGTTCATGGCAGAAGGCAGTAATGGTGCCCCTTCACATCTGGAATATTTGCATCCAATGCCATCCATGACACATCCTGATGGCAATGTGGTTGTTCAAATCCAAACTCATGTCCTGAAGCCAGGGAAGTGACAGAAGTTGCAGCAGAAAGGACACCCAGGTTTGTGCAGTCTCAGAGTTGCTGCACTGTGCTGCAAAGAGAGGCAGGTGGGCTGCACAGTACTCAAGGTTTGCAGCACAAAACAACAAAGTTAGAGAAGTTAGCACCAAGAGGTAGCAATCATCAGCCCTAGTAGCTGGCTGGATAATCAGATCATGTGGAAGAATTTAgtaaacatttcattttgaacCATTGTTGACCTCCCATTGATTGTGGAGGTCTTGGGACTGTTTCATGTGGCTTTTTGCCACAGGGACTGGATTCATAAACATTGGTAAATAACTGAAGGCATAAACATGAGTCACTACTTAGGCACATCACAAATGTTTGATTTAACAACATTTTGATTTAGGAAACCCACTGGGTTATTGTGGATTTTATGCAGTGTAAATGCTTCTTTTGCTATATACTTGCCTGGGAACATAAGCTGTCAACATAAAAAAGCTAGAAAGCTGTGGTTCATTTTTGTTCCTCCTACTCTTGTAATTCCCTCTTTTGTTTATAAAGCCTTCCagtaatgtattttatttggaaGCTTAATAACAGAGACAGCACAGTGGAAAGAATCTTTAACTAGAGGCTTCTGAGAGGCCTAACAAAGTAGCAGAAGGATGAATATCAGTCTTTCTTGACTGTGAGCAAATAAAACCCTGGTGACAGTCTCCCTGCCACTGCTCTGCTATTCGTGGAAGCAAGGAAAATAGTTCTTACCAAAGTACATGTTTTTgttgaaaatgtaaaaagcaaaatactgaGCATAGTGCATAATATGTCAGTGGTTCACCATCCTCTTTCatgtatgttttcttttttccatacTGCTCTTCTGCTCACTTTCCCCCACCCAGTACTCCTTAGGCTTTGAACTCTCATTCACCCAAGTTGTCAAATTCCTATGAAGGAGAAGCCCTTATCCAGGACTATTTTACCaaccacaaggaaaatgaaatctcAGCACCTGAACTAAAACATAGCAttgatttctgcagaaaattaaaaccagaactTTTCCTTTATGTTCTGGCTGCTGCAAATCATGGGTGCACCTGGAATGCAGCCAAGTGATATACAGGCTGTGAGGGCCGCCTGGAGGTGAGCTCATCCCAACACCTGCTCAGAACAGGTTCAGCTCTGTCAGACTGCTCAGTGCCTTGTTCCTGTCAAATATGGAATGCCCCCAAGGGTGAAAACCCCACATCCTCTCTGAACCCATGTCCCAGCATCTGAATACATCGGTGGAGGACTAATTTCTCCTCACATCTAACCTTAACTTCTCTTGTTACAATTTGGGTCCTTGCCTTTTGTCCTTcacctgctgcttctctgggcTGACTCTGGGTCCATTTTCCCTAAGCTTTTCACTGGTTAACTGTACACAGCAATAAGGTCCCACCCTTTACTCTTTCCTCTCCGGGATGAAGATGCTTTTTCACCTTCCTCATACACCACATGGCCCAGCCGGCAGTTTGGTGGCCCTGCACCCCCAAGGCTGGGCCCTCTCCAGTCCGTCTTCTACCAGCAAGGCCAGAGGTGGCTGTGGCAATGCAGGTGTGGTCTCAGGAGCGCTGAGGAGAGTGAAGAATCCCTTCCCTGGGTAGATCCCACCACAGGCTCTGTACGGGGGTATAACCCAGCTGGCCTTGCTGTGAGGACGCGGTGTTGCCGCAGCCCGAGCCGAGGAGCTCAGGGGGCCTCGGCAGGGCTGCCCTCGGTGCGTTCGGCATTCAGGGGCACTGGGGCTCGGGGCTGGTCCTGCTGCACGCAGGGCTCGGCCTGGACGGAGCTCGGTTTGCAGCTGCACACTCGGGCCAtaggtggcactgagggacgATGTGGTTTGCGTTGTCCCCGAGAAAACGTCACTGCGGAAGAGAAAGCCggagaggagaagctgggaGTGTGTCGGAGCAGcggccaggcagggagcagcagacaTGTGGCGGGAGAGCCTTTCAAACGCATGGTGAGATCTCCTCGGCACGGGAGCGGGGATCCAGAGCGGGCTCCCCGCGCTTGGGCTGCGTGAAAGCCCCGGGAGGGTCAGCAGGCCGTGGGAGAgcgggagcaggagctgagatcTCCTGAGCACGAGTGCGGAGGGGGTGCTGATCCACTGAGCCTTGTTTGTGCCgctcagagagctgctgggacaggctggctTTGTTAGAGCGGggcttgtgctgctgccttgaTAGCCGCTCTCACACTCCTGCTCACCGACCTCCCGGATGTAAGTGCCGGGGGATATCCCTACCTGTTGCATAAGCTGTTTGTTCTTATGAGCCCTAAGGTTCTTCCATGTCTGGAAGtgatttaaggagaaaaaaacctacGCATAGGCTGTTTCAGCAAGTGCGAGCAAATTGCCTTGGAGGTAGCTGAGATATCCAGTTCAGGCTCCAGGTTCTGCACTTCAGACAGCAGAGGGAAACAATTCTAGGGGATAACAAACACCCAGTGGAGTTGGTTTTTCAGGGATTAGCaagtctttttcctttttggcatttgttttggggttttttcttgaAGTACTATAATTATTGTACCAAAAAACTCCCTAATGTAGCTGCCTTCCACAAGGCAGAGTAACAAGACTTGCTTCTATTGTTGCTAGATTTGAGATTGTGCTTTTGTACCAGAAGCTACTAGGCTTAAAGTGAACCGAGGAGGATACTTTTTCCTAGCAGACAGGGGAGACCTAAAGGCTTGATATCCAGTCAGGAGTAACTAAAAGTGTCAAAGGTACAGCAGCTCCTTAAACTCTGGACGGGAAGGGTCCACAAGCCTCTGCTGGTGTCAGCCCTGCAGCACGATCAGCACCACATGGCTGGGAGCAGAACTGCCCTGGAGCTCGGAAttgccctgctggggctgtgcaccTATTGCAACACAGCAGTCAAAGTAAACTATTTTCTTGGCTGAAGCTACACAGCTGCTCACGGGATGAAGCACTACAAGGACACTTACGCAgttgttttctgcctttcatcTAAACTGTGCTGAAGGAGGGAATATTATGGCAACAAATTATCTAGCTAAAGCACAGCCCAGAAACACTGTCTCTTTGTACAGAGGCAGAGCTTTGTGAGCCCCTCTCTGCCCATCCTATCCAAAGAGTACGAAAAATAATGGCAGATGTTGCCAGGTGGCTAAAGAGATTGTGATCACATCCCTGGGAAATGAGTGGTGCTGGCAGTAGACATTCTTTTCACCATCCAGAAGGGTTGGAATAGGACAACACTATCAGACTGTAAGgatctttctgttttttcccttttgtagGGAGAGCATCGTGTCCCGGATCAGGTGAGTGGAATAGCTGTTCTGTGGTGCACTCTCCTCTTTTGGTTGCTGCCCTGACTGGGGCACAGTGTCATCCCTTCTGTACTCTGGATGACAACAACAAAATCTTCACTCACAGCCCCCTTGCAGCCCCCTGCAGGATCCCCCAACACCTCTACTAATCCCCAAGGGAAGCTGGGGAACTTGAAACACAAGTCAGAGGGGTGGGAAGGTACACTACATTTAGGACTGCATGTCTGTCAACTCCAGTTTTGGCAGCTTGGCTCCCACACCTCAAGTGGGCACCTTGCTGTTCAGAACAGAAACAGGGGCACCAGCAGATACTCCTTACTTGAGAGCTCCGGGGGAGAGCTAGGATTGCCCTAAGAGATGATTGACTCTGTAAGGGGGCTGTGTATGAAGCACTGGCAAGACAAGCATGTCCAGCACATCCAGCTTTCTTCAGCTGCTGGAGACTTTTGtctctcctctgctcctcagcccacTCTGCCCATGCAGTTTTTATTCCTGGACAAGTCCAGCTGCTACTGTCTCATTCACTGCAGCACCTGCCTCAAAGTAGCTTGGCTCATATCCTATTGAACTTTGTCCCCCTGGGCATCCCGGTTCACAAGGAAAGGGACAAAGAAGACTTATGATCAGCAAGTCCTGATCAGCAAGGACTTGAGACCCCTAAGAAGCCTTGGTAGATAGAACCCTGCCCCAAATCTTACCTGTGATCttcaaaaataacagaaataccCAGTTCCTGCTGACTGCCTGGGATTTGGAGGCTTTTATCCCTGCTCAGTCCCTATGGATGTGCAAACAAGCCTCAGCATAAGTCCCTTTGACACTGCTGTTGGTAAACACAAGCAATTTTGTGCCTCCCCAGGCCTTTCGACTATTCTCAGAGGAATGCAGTCCTGGTCCCTGTGGCCGCCCTGGGGGTTGGAgggatgctgctctgctggctcagaTCTGGACGCAAGATGAAGACCATTGACATGGGCGATGGGTGGTGGGGCGCAGGAGAAAGGCCCCCCAAAGGGAAAGAAGACACAAGCATCCGTCCCTTCAAGATTGAAACATCTGACCAAGAAATCGAGGTACAGCTGCCTGGGGGGTAAGGAGGGGCAGAAAGCTGCAAGGGGAGGCAGTCCATCACCCACCCGCTGCCTCGAGGTGATGCCTTGGGGCTGACAGCAGGGCACTTCCATGTGCCAGGGCAGCTACCCAGCTCCATTGGATGATGCTCTGGCTCACCATTCTTTATGAAGGGGATTTGAGCTCCGGTTCCTTGCAATGGCCCCTAAAGACTTTCTGAGACAGCAGCCCCCCAGTGCAATCTGGGGCTTCTCCTGCAGAAAGGCCATGCTTTGAGCAGCAGACTTTGACAGTGAGTCTGTGGAtggtggagcagggcaggagagcatTGGGACAGCTGTGGCACCAGTAGGGCAGGACTGAGGGGCTTCCACAGAGGAAAGGGCTGTAAGGCTGAAGAGGGATGGTGTCTTGACTGAATCATAGCTCCTCCATGCCTGCATGCCTGTCTCTGTCTGACCAAGCAGCAACCAGCAGCTCAAGGTGAAATTCTTATTCtcccagccagcagtgctgccaagcTCCTAGCAGCAAAAACCCTGAAGTGAGTTAGCAGCAAGCCAAGAGTTAGCAGCACCCACCACTCCTGGGTGCCCATGGGGAACTTGTAACCTGTAGAAAATTGTATTCCACATACAAACAATTCAGGTGGTTCATTAGAGTATGACACTTCTTCAGGAGGGCTTGTGGTGTCCCAGAGAGCAATACaaaagccagcagagccaggaaagcctgtctgtgcctgccctggcatagggcacatggcagcagctggccAGCCTGGCAAGAAGGGCTCTCTTCCACAGGACCTGCACCAGCGCCTGGATCGGTTCCGCTTCACACCGCACGTGGAAGGAGCCGCCTTCCACTACGGCTTCAACTCCAGCTACCTGCGGAAGGTGGTGGACTACTGGAGGAATCAGTTTGACTGGCGCAAGCAAGTGGAAGTGCTGAACAAATACCCCCACTTCCACACCACCATTGAAGGTGAGGGGGCCTCTGTGCCTTGAACAGGTCTCActgggaaatgcacagcaagAAGGGGGAGATGTAAAAAGTGATGATATTTGAGATAAGCTATGCATAACAGCTTTGTGATACAAGTGAAATGGAGACTCTATTATTAATATCCTTATAGGGATTAAGAGCATTACACAGTGGGAATAAGATTAGGTCTGCCTCAAGATGGGCTTCATCTGGCTCTGAACCCATGTTAACTAACCATGAGGTGCTCTTCAGTGATTGCCTTGAAGCCACCTTTGAAAACTGTGAAATTCAGCCAGACTGAGGCTGGAATATCCCTCCCCACCACACAGTAGTTTAGCCAGGTGAACTTAGCCAGACTTTACACAAATTATCTCTAGATTAGGGTAGAAAGACTTTACATAATTCATCTCTATGTTAGACTTCTATCACGCCCTTTGTCATGTTTCGCTTTTAACTACTGTAATGTTTTTGCATGTATCTTACCCCCATTGTGCTGTACATTCAAGTGCAGTCCTTACTTATATACTATGAGACCAGTTTCTCTGGAGATGGATGCTAATCTCCAGTGACCCCAATATCTGTGGCTGGGGTCAATATCTCTGTCTGTATGCAAAAGATAAGACAACTGATACTATGCCAGGCATTCCCTTTCAGCCAGGCATCTTCTTGCAGTGGGCTGATTGTGAAACTTCTGCTCCAGATGCTAATTACAGTTTTGCCTCCCTCCTTCTACAGAATGCAAAGCAGAAACTGTGGCCCCAgagctttaatttttctttcttggatgTGTGACAGGGATTGATATCCATTTTATCCATGTGAAGCCATCCTATGTTCCTCATGGTCAAGCTGTTCGACCTCTGCTGATGGTCCATGGCTGGCCTGGCTCCTTCTATGAGTTCTACAAGATCATCCCTCTGCTCACGGAGCCAGCCAAGCACGGCCTGAATGAGGGTGATGTGGTGTTTGAGGTCATCTGCCCCTCCATCCCAGGATATGCTTTCTCAGAGGCCTCTCACCAGAAAGGTAAGCAATGAAAAGGCTCTGTTGGAATTGCAGTTTTTGGAGTAACACCTCAACTatcccaggcagccctgggcactgcagttTGTAGTGCAGATGCCTGGCTCTTCACTAAGGCCCATGTGGCTGaggctttggggctggctgtggaGATTTGCAATACTGGAAGTCAGGTCTGATTGCATTTTCCACTGAATTCCTTTCATCTTGTGTTCACTTTCTTTCCAAGGAGTGAGGCAGAGCAGCATTGCACACtgtcccttcccacagctccctACACATGTGCCTCGGTCAGGTCACAGTCTTTGGCCAGGGGAGGAGCACTAGGACCAGCAGGTCTCCTGTGTTTCCCTTTACCTACAGGGTTTGACTCCATAGCAACTGCCCGGATATTCCATAAGCTGATGAACAGATTGGGCTTCAAGGAATACTACCTACAGGGAGGGGACTGGGGATCTCGCATTACCACTAACATGGCCCAGATGCTGCCACAGTAAGTAGCAAAGGAAACCAGTGCAGAACAGCTGCCTCCAGTTCCTGCCCTATCTTCTGGCTCCATGGTCCTACCTTCTGTTTGCCCTGCTTCTCattcccttctgctctgcatCCTTCAGGGACAACCCCATCTGTATATTCAATTGCATTCATATGCTTTGTAttgagttttttttaaatcattatgAACCTGAAGGGTTTTGTGTATTTGATTCAGTTCAGTGTTTATCTCACAGCTGCAGTCCGACTTGTTTTCTAGAAAACTTGGAGACAGAAAATTGCTTGATTTAACCCTCTATTCCTTAACTTACTTTTAGATCTGTGAAAGGGCTTCATCTGAATCTTGTTTTCATCATGACACAAGGCTTGGGAAAGATGATTAGTACAATGCTTGGGGCTTATGTACCATGGCTTGTAGGCTTCAGCAGGGAAGATGTTCGACGTTTCTATCCTTTCATGGAGAAAAACATTTATGAAGTCCTACGAGAGTCTGGATACTTACACATCCAAGCCACCAAACCAGACACTGCAGGTAATGTACCTTCTCTGTATCCCTGTGAACATGCTGCACTAATCACTTGTGGTACATGAAAACAAAGGCCAGCCAAATTTGAGAAGCAATGACTTCTGGTGACTTGAGTGCAAGACTCATGGGAGTAATGAGTTTATGGGGATGAGAACTGTATAAAATGAAGCTAAAAGAAACCACTCAAAAAAAGATGGAGATTTCAAGTATATATTTTCAAGGTCTTTTAAATAGTACACCACTTTCCTTGAGAATGAACCCATTTCCATAGAGTCCTTCAAATGTAAAACACAGGGTTCTGAAACGGAATCTTTGAGAAGTAAATAGGgctgaaaacaagaaatataTCACAAGCAAAGACGTGCAATGTGAAAGTTGTAAAAAGGTAGACAAAGCTCAAACACCTGAAAAGCCAGAATGCTGACATCCTGGGGCCAGTGGACAAGGCCTGTGAAGAAAGATATGGCCATTTCATTATGCTAAGAGGAACTGTTTGCATCAGTACCCACCAGAGAGGATTCTGACTTGATTGAAGTCATCCCTCAACAGGAaagacagcagagctgtctcAGGCTGGTGTCAGATTTGGAGACCAGAGAACAAACAGCCCCCCATCCCAGCAATTCACCAAAGGAGAAGCAGCTCAAACTGGAATGTCAGTGAATGCCTAGACTATTGCTTGAAGTGATTGCAAacccaaagaaataaaaggagataAACAATATATGAGGTGGGAAGGAGTCATTGTGGCAGTAGTGTTTCTGGTTGCTTGGGTGTTTTTAAGGGCCAAAAAGTGAAGggatccacaaaaaaaaaaaaaagaagatcaGTATGTCTAGTCTCTCTCTGATCAGAAATCTGACAGGATTGTTTAAACAAGGAGAATTGTTTTACAGGGCATAATATCTCAGGGAAATCATGCTTCAAGAATCAGAGTTCTGGCAGAATCAAACAGCTGTAGATCCACTAATGGAACTAATAtaatttccaaaaatattttgttggggctccttccccagcaTCCTTAAGAAATTGAACTGCCTTAAGAAAAGAAAGCTAGTCAATATGAGAATCCAAGCACAGGAATAAATCCACAAGttccaggggaaggagagaatCACAAAAATCTGTGCTGACATCTGTACCCTTTAACAAGATCCTAGCTTCTCTATGAATAAAAGTTAATAATTAGATGTAAAACTGACAGTTATCCAAGCTTTGGTTTATAAGTGACTGGTTGATAAAACCAGCCAATAAAACCTGATATCAACAAAGTTCAAAGCAGTTTAAGTGGGTTCAAGTTTGGCTGCTCCCATGAGAGATTCCATGAGTCAAAGGTAGTGCTCCCAAAAATCAGCTGGATCAAAGATTAAGGCACTTTTGCAAACtctaaaaaaaatgaaaagcaaaaacacAGAATCCCTTATATGTGTGATATTCTGAATCTATTGTATTCTTGTTCACCCTGTTTCATACATATATTTTAGAATCAGAATAAATCCCATCCTAAGCAGGACAGTGCTCCcaaatattttatctgaaatttcttttcagactGCTATCTCTGAATTTGCTCCTTTTGCCACACATCACCAAGAAGCCAATGGAACTTCCTTAACTCCCAGCTTCTTTTGTATAGGAACTATCTGAATTTGTAGTGCCCTCAGATACAGCCAGAATTCCTCTGCAGAGAATTTGTCACAAATAAAGTACAATAAGGGATAGATAAATACAGACTCTCTGTGTACTGAATTCTCTAGAAAACTCTGAGCTCTTCATCAAAGTCCAGTTTAACTTGCACTGAAGTATTGCAATGCCAGGCAACTGCAACAGCTCTTCTCCTCGCCTAGGTTGTGGACTGAATGACTCCCCAGTGGGGCTTGCTGCATATATTATGGAGAAATTCTCAACCTGGACAGACAAATCTTTTCGGACTAAAGATGATGGAGGCTTGGAAAGGTAAGATGTTAGGTTATGTTATTTTGTGAGAAGTTTCATTAAAAGAATGACTGGTGGGAACTAATATGAGGATACAGGTAAGATACTAGCCTGGCAAAGCTGAAATTTAGGGAGGAAAGGCTGACATGACAAGCACTAGTTTAAACTTAGAGCAGACTGCCTGCACACTACTGCTCCAGCACCAGGCAGTTTTGCTCTGAACACACAGGTGCCAACTCATCTGCTGCTTGAAAATAAGTGGAGATTAAGGGGGACAGCAGTTCTTGAGGGCATGAGCCTAGCATAGAGCACTGAGCAACAGCTTCCAGCtaaatttcttcctctctcaACAGCAAATACTCTCTTGATGAGCTTTTGACCAATGTGATGATTTATTGGGTGACATCCTCCATTGTGTCCTCAATGCGATACTACAAGGAAAACTTTTCCAAGGACCCAAGAATTCATGACAGGTAATTATGTGGCAAGTTGCAAGGTAGATTTGCAAATGAGGTTGAAACATTTGCCTGTATCAACAGTTAGATCACTTACAACAGCAAATTTAAttctgagaaaaatgaaagtcCAAATTCTTATTTGCTTTGGATAAATGTAGTTAAGGGTCACTTTTCTTTTGAACCTGTAATGCACACAAGGTAGCTTGCAGCCAAGACAATGCAAAAGACTTAAAGCACCAAGCAAAGTCTTGTGTTCAAAATATAAGTCTATGTACTTATTCACCAAACAAATGTGACTTGTAGCCCAGttcagtgaaaacaaaacagaagatcATGGGCACACCAAAGAGAGAAGTATAAACTGAATTAGGAAGGCTACTGCTTGCTGCAGGATAAGCTAAGAACTACAAGAGTTAAGCACAAACCTGGAGTAGCAACTTGGAGAGCAGTACTTGAAACCCAGCACCTCGTGACAGCTGGCTCATTAAGTTGATGCTAAGAGAGGCTGACCACAAAATATTGCTGAGCAGACAAGTAACTGATCATCTGAACAAGTGGGGGAATCTTTTTCTTGGAGGACTGAACCAGCCCCTTTCCTCTCCAGAGAGTAATTTGTTATGCATTTGGGATCATATTCTAAAGCAAATGGGCTGGCTCATTTCTCAAAGAGGTGTGCTATCTTGTCATGTAGCACAACACTTACAAAAGTTAAACTCAAAGATGGGGAACATTTTAAGATCAACCCATGTGCAAACTTGGCTCTACTTTGCACTTCTACAGATATCATCTTCTAAAATTCAATGATACCTGAATAGAAATGAAGCTCCTCAGTGGAGTGCACTGCACAAAGTGGGGAAACTTCTCCAGCTGAATGTGTTCCCAGAGACAGAGGTTTTATAGACTTCCCCCAGGACTGGTTTCAACAATGCCATGAACTTCTGTCTTCCAGGGTTAGTGTACACGTTCCCACAGGGATTGCAGCCTTTCCTCAGGAGATTGTACACGTACCACGTGTCTGGACAAAGAAGGTCTACAAGAACGTCGTCACTTACACTTACATGCCACGTGGAGGGCATTTCGCTGCCTTTGAGGAACCAAAGCTCCTGGCACAAGACATCATGCAGTTTGTCCGAAAAGTGGAACAGCTGTGAGCCTGCAGTTGAAATATGTGCACAGAATGGAAACAAGGGGCTCTACCAGTGACAGAACCTTTAGACTGGGTTTGTTTAATCTCTCAAAATAATCTCATATAGAAGccagcattttattttgataatAATTACagtcttgatttttaaaattcaattagTAATGttttcataaggaaaaaaaaaaacaaacaaaacatccaAAACGCATTT
Above is a genomic segment from Zonotrichia leucophrys gambelii isolate GWCS_2022_RI chromosome 3, RI_Zleu_2.0, whole genome shotgun sequence containing:
- the LOC135445732 gene encoding epoxide hydrolase 1-like; this translates as MWRESLSNAWESIVSRIRPFDYSQRNAVLVPVAALGVGGMLLCWLRSGRKMKTIDMGDGWWGAGERPPKGKEDTSIRPFKIETSDQEIEDLHQRLDRFRFTPHVEGAAFHYGFNSSYLRKVVDYWRNQFDWRKQVEVLNKYPHFHTTIEGIDIHFIHVKPSYVPHGQAVRPLLMVHGWPGSFYEFYKIIPLLTEPAKHGLNEGDVVFEVICPSIPGYAFSEASHQKGFDSIATARIFHKLMNRLGFKEYYLQGGDWGSRITTNMAQMLPQSVKGLHLNLVFIMTQGLGKMISTMLGAYVPWLVGFSREDVRRFYPFMEKNIYEVLRESGYLHIQATKPDTAGCGLNDSPVGLAAYIMEKFSTWTDKSFRTKDDGGLESKYSLDELLTNVMIYWVTSSIVSSMRYYKENFSKDPRIHDRVSVHVPTGIAAFPQEIVHVPRVWTKKVYKNVVTYTYMPRGGHFAAFEEPKLLAQDIMQFVRKVEQL